One Apium graveolens cultivar Ventura unplaced genomic scaffold, ASM990537v1 ctg6571, whole genome shotgun sequence genomic window carries:
- the LOC141703355 gene encoding uncharacterized protein LOC141703355, producing MQGTYRYWDLRLTCDYVYQSGKHEFRGLTMHGLWLSRISGSRVDNVSKKTHGDEWRANLKTAESLLDQLDPEVKSKMVLYWYSVRRTSESKKLWIEQMCKHGYLSCEYWEKAIEAAMPFLSSNGILNIMNVLKEEMFMGGNYTSQELQDALYKKTCRRIDLNFKRMNGKIYPAEFGLLHDSELNFIDYPSNE from the exons ATGCAAGGGACCTACAGATACTGGGATTTAAGATTGACGTGTGACTATGTGTATCAAAGCGGGAAGCACGAATTTAGAGGACTTACTATGCATGGGCTATGGTTAAGTCGTATTTCAGGTTCAAGAGTAGACAATGTAAGCAAAAAAACGCATGGAGATGAGTGGCGTGCTAATCTTAAGACTGCGGAGAGT TTGCTTGACCAACTTGACCCAGAGGTGAAATCCAAAATGGTTCTGTACTGGTATTCAGTAAGACGCACTTCAGAATCCAAGAAACTGTGGATAGAGCAGATGTGCAAGCACGGATATTTATCATGTGAGTACTGGGAGAAAGCCATAGAGGCTGCAATGCCGTTTCTGTCAAGTAACGGCATCCTCAATATCATGAATGTACTGAAAGAGGAGATGTTTATGGGTGGCAATTACACGAGTCAAGAATTACAAGATGCACTGTACAAAAAAACTTGCAGGAGGATTGATCTCAATTTCAAGAGAATGAACGGAAAGATTTATCCTGCTGAATTTGGGCTGCTTCATGACAGCGAGTTGAATTTTATCGATTATCCAAGTAATGAGTGA
- the LOC141703356 gene encoding amino acid transporter AVT1E-like isoform X2 gives MHTCHLIHEVIFGGVLTPALMVICLLWVGVVDGIGFHLGGTPLAFTNLPVTVGLFGFWYGSHSVLPILYSSMNEPNRFPTVLIISFITAGLLFMGVGICGYLMFGEAIKSQFTLNMPAKFVTSKVAAWTVVIAPVTKYALTINPVVFSIEELLPSIHQESLSVSTLVRTVLVNSTLVITLAVPNFGSMMALIGSFLVMLVALNFPCICYLCINEGRLTKYQIVVNIFIVL, from the exons ATGCATACCT GCCATCTTATACATGAAGTTATAT TTGGAGGAGTTTTGACACCGGCTCTGATGGTTATTTGCTTATTATGGGTCGGGGTTGTAGATGGAATTGGGTTTCATTTGGGTGGCACACCTCTGGCCTTTACAAACCTCCCGGTTACAGTTGGTCTTTTTGGCTTCTGGTATGGAAGCCATTCTGTTTTACCAATTCTATATTCTTCTATGAATGAGCCAAATCGATTTCCAACTGTTCTCATAATCAG CTTCATCACAGCTGGGCTTCTGTTTATGGGAGTTGGAATTTGCGGATACTTGATGTTTGGGGAAGCAATTAAATCTCAGTTCACTCTAAACATGCCTGCAAAATTTGTCACTTCTAAAGTTGCAGCCTGGACAGTG GTTATAGCCCCAGTTACAAAGTATGCCTTGACAATTAACCCTGTCGTGTTCAGTATTGAAGAATTATTGCCCTCCATTCATCAAGAATCTCTCAGTGTTTCAACCTTAGTCAGAACTGTGTTGGTGAATTCTACTCTAGTCATTACTTTGGCAGTTCCAAACTTCG GTTCAATGATGGCATTGATTGGATCTTTCCTGGTGATGCTTGTA GCTCTAAACTTTCCATGTATATGCTATCTCTGTATAAACGAGGGTCGCCTAACAAAGTACCAG ATTGTGGTTAACATCTTCATAGTATTATAG
- the LOC141703356 gene encoding amino acid transporter AVT1E-like isoform X3 — protein sequence MHTFGGVLTPALMVICLLWVGVVDGIGFHLGGTPLAFTNLPVTVGLFGFWYGSHSVLPILYSSMNEPNRFPTVLIISFITAGLLFMGVGICGYLMFGEAIKSQFTLNMPAKFVTSKVAAWTVVIAPVTKYALTINPVVFSIEELLPSIHQESLSVSTLVRTVLVNSTLVITLAVPNFGSMMALIGSFLVMLVALNFPCICYLCINEGRLTKYQIVVNIFIVL from the exons ATGCATACCT TTGGAGGAGTTTTGACACCGGCTCTGATGGTTATTTGCTTATTATGGGTCGGGGTTGTAGATGGAATTGGGTTTCATTTGGGTGGCACACCTCTGGCCTTTACAAACCTCCCGGTTACAGTTGGTCTTTTTGGCTTCTGGTATGGAAGCCATTCTGTTTTACCAATTCTATATTCTTCTATGAATGAGCCAAATCGATTTCCAACTGTTCTCATAATCAG CTTCATCACAGCTGGGCTTCTGTTTATGGGAGTTGGAATTTGCGGATACTTGATGTTTGGGGAAGCAATTAAATCTCAGTTCACTCTAAACATGCCTGCAAAATTTGTCACTTCTAAAGTTGCAGCCTGGACAGTG GTTATAGCCCCAGTTACAAAGTATGCCTTGACAATTAACCCTGTCGTGTTCAGTATTGAAGAATTATTGCCCTCCATTCATCAAGAATCTCTCAGTGTTTCAACCTTAGTCAGAACTGTGTTGGTGAATTCTACTCTAGTCATTACTTTGGCAGTTCCAAACTTCG GTTCAATGATGGCATTGATTGGATCTTTCCTGGTGATGCTTGTA GCTCTAAACTTTCCATGTATATGCTATCTCTGTATAAACGAGGGTCGCCTAACAAAGTACCAG ATTGTGGTTAACATCTTCATAGTATTATAG
- the LOC141703356 gene encoding amino acid transporter AVT1E-like isoform X4, producing MVICLLWVGVVDGIGFHLGGTPLAFTNLPVTVGLFGFWYGSHSVLPILYSSMNEPNRFPTVLIISFITAGLLFMGVGICGYLMFGEAIKSQFTLNMPAKFVTSKVAAWTVVIAPVTKYALTINPVVFSIEELLPSIHQESLSVSTLVRTVLVNSTLVITLAVPNFGSMMALIGSFLVMLVALNFPCICYLCINEGRLTKYQIVVNIFIVL from the exons ATGGTTATTTGCTTATTATGGGTCGGGGTTGTAGATGGAATTGGGTTTCATTTGGGTGGCACACCTCTGGCCTTTACAAACCTCCCGGTTACAGTTGGTCTTTTTGGCTTCTGGTATGGAAGCCATTCTGTTTTACCAATTCTATATTCTTCTATGAATGAGCCAAATCGATTTCCAACTGTTCTCATAATCAG CTTCATCACAGCTGGGCTTCTGTTTATGGGAGTTGGAATTTGCGGATACTTGATGTTTGGGGAAGCAATTAAATCTCAGTTCACTCTAAACATGCCTGCAAAATTTGTCACTTCTAAAGTTGCAGCCTGGACAGTG GTTATAGCCCCAGTTACAAAGTATGCCTTGACAATTAACCCTGTCGTGTTCAGTATTGAAGAATTATTGCCCTCCATTCATCAAGAATCTCTCAGTGTTTCAACCTTAGTCAGAACTGTGTTGGTGAATTCTACTCTAGTCATTACTTTGGCAGTTCCAAACTTCG GTTCAATGATGGCATTGATTGGATCTTTCCTGGTGATGCTTGTA GCTCTAAACTTTCCATGTATATGCTATCTCTGTATAAACGAGGGTCGCCTAACAAAGTACCAG ATTGTGGTTAACATCTTCATAGTATTATAG
- the LOC141703356 gene encoding amino acid transporter AVT1E-like isoform X1 gives MLCNKALAADSRYLYSVGGVLTPALMVICLLWVGVVDGIGFHLGGTPLAFTNLPVTVGLFGFWYGSHSVLPILYSSMNEPNRFPTVLIISFITAGLLFMGVGICGYLMFGEAIKSQFTLNMPAKFVTSKVAAWTVVIAPVTKYALTINPVVFSIEELLPSIHQESLSVSTLVRTVLVNSTLVITLAVPNFGSMMALIGSFLVMLVALNFPCICYLCINEGRLTKYQIVVNIFIVL, from the exons ATGCTTTGTAATAAAGCTCTTGCGGCTGATTCGAGGTATTTGTATTCAGTTGGAGGAGTTTTGACACCGGCTCTGATGGTTATTTGCTTATTATGGGTCGGGGTTGTAGATGGAATTGGGTTTCATTTGGGTGGCACACCTCTGGCCTTTACAAACCTCCCGGTTACAGTTGGTCTTTTTGGCTTCTGGTATGGAAGCCATTCTGTTTTACCAATTCTATATTCTTCTATGAATGAGCCAAATCGATTTCCAACTGTTCTCATAATCAG CTTCATCACAGCTGGGCTTCTGTTTATGGGAGTTGGAATTTGCGGATACTTGATGTTTGGGGAAGCAATTAAATCTCAGTTCACTCTAAACATGCCTGCAAAATTTGTCACTTCTAAAGTTGCAGCCTGGACAGTG GTTATAGCCCCAGTTACAAAGTATGCCTTGACAATTAACCCTGTCGTGTTCAGTATTGAAGAATTATTGCCCTCCATTCATCAAGAATCTCTCAGTGTTTCAACCTTAGTCAGAACTGTGTTGGTGAATTCTACTCTAGTCATTACTTTGGCAGTTCCAAACTTCG GTTCAATGATGGCATTGATTGGATCTTTCCTGGTGATGCTTGTA GCTCTAAACTTTCCATGTATATGCTATCTCTGTATAAACGAGGGTCGCCTAACAAAGTACCAG ATTGTGGTTAACATCTTCATAGTATTATAG